The Mercurialis annua linkage group LG7, ddMerAnnu1.2, whole genome shotgun sequence genome includes the window TTTTTCTATACTCTATTTTTGTATACATTATATGCTTGGTTAAGCTTAGTAACTATATGCATATTATgtatacaaatataaaagtaaatgggATTAAAAATCAacttttgatatttttcaaGCCCTAAGATGGTGATGGGCCATTCAAGGATATTCTGCTCACAACCATAGAAATTAAATTGGGTCCCTATATTTGTCATATTTTTGGTATTGGATTCCTACACTTTTAATAGTTCTAGGgacttaaatatcaataaaaataaaagcatagggtttaatttttaataaaatcataGTATTCAAGAGAACAAGAAAATTATCCTGTTCCCACAAATTTTTTGTGACATAAGAGTTCAATGTCTGTAAAATTAAAGGTGAAAAAACATAATATtgagaaattgtttttttttttttaaaataagaaataaaaatataaagagtcGGTACCAGAATGAAAAATATAGAGACCTAAACAAAGGCAGGGACAAGCCTTCAAGGATCGGGGATGAGTGACCGACCTTCTCCCCCCTGAAATCCATCATAATTATCCATGTTTTgctatacaattttaaaaaatagtaaataaatggataaaattaaatcttgcctttatttttattttttttaatatgtctattttcttgttttttcttcattttttaaaaaaattggactgAACATTTTATTTAGTGAGAAAACAAATAAACGACAGATTCATATGTCCTATTTTTTAAATAGACGAATAAATATCCGAACGATAAAATTCTGCCACCTTCATCGGAATCTTGGTTCCGCCACTGAAGCATCCGAGTAAGATATTATGCATGATTATATGTAATTTGTTTTCAATCAATAATGCatacaaataaaaagaatatgtAAATTCTTGATGGATTTTGTTCATACCTACTGATCTTATACTATTCGATTTGATTCAACAAGTTCCTTATAGTTATAATTCTTCTTCATGGCCAACAAGAAATGACCCACAAATTCCAACATGAATTGACCTATAAAATCTTATGGCCACTTAATCTTTTTCGtgatcagatttttttttttcatgttttgtttTCCGACACAGCAAGAAAATTGGATCATAGGTGTAAACAGAATTGAAACTACATTATTAGCCCCCACAGCTAGGCGTATGCACCGAGCTGATTTAATTAAAAGACCGAACCAAATTGAACCAGAAAAGGTCGGTTCCgtttataaattagaaaaatattgaaaagaatcaatatatatatatatatatatttaaatgttaaattgtATAATGTATTACAATTTGACTTGAGTTTGATTTCATtcaatatcttttatttttttaatttttatcttaaaaaaaatttaaaaataagattttttttattttagttaaaccaaaaatcaatctaaactgaattaaattttatcctaaaatttgaaatatctGAACGGTACATTTCCATATCAAACCAAAAAATCGAATGCACAACCCTACCTATTACAAACTCTTAAAACACCATTTATGTGTGTGGGGGGTATGACCCCTACCCTAGTTTGTCATTTGGAAAAGAACGCATCGATGCAAATTGGCAATAGGATTGATTGGCTACATTTATACTAaaagataatgatatgataCATCACTAAAGGGACTATTCCAAACAGATTAATCAATTCTTTATTGATTTCTATTCTATAGGACCACTCAAACAATCTAGCTCTAATCACTTTTGatgatataatataattttttttatttttttatatatttaattatatattttaatattattaattatgttaacGGATGACGATGTGATAgattcattaaaaaataaaaattatgtactCACTTATTATTAAAGATGCTATGGTAATAATACATTTCAGTTGCTTTTTTAGGGGGTTAGCATTCGATCTATACGGTTTTAATTGAAGTGAAATTTTCCAAATTGTCTAAACTGAActctttcaaatttaaaatcgaAACACAccagaaatattttatagtcaAAACCAAATTGACTATTAAAAAAACCGAATCGAgttgatttatttttcaaaactttAGTTGGTTTAGTGAAAACCGATAAAagcaaaaaagaaattaaatatttgattatttggttaactttgattttcaaaattaaaaccaaaaccGTACCAAATTACGCCTTCCATGTCAGGAACCGGAACCGAAAGTTATCATTGGGTCGGTTACCTTGATCTGCTCGAAATCTTCCCCCCCACGAAGCTTTCCCTGTGAAGAACCTGAGTGAATCGAAGCTCTGAAATTAAAATTGGGCTTGGTGAAAAAAGGGTTGGGCCAAACCGTGCCGAACAAAGTTCATGACGTCAATTTGAAGGACAtactataattatttaattagtcaAATGGATCAAAAGTCCAATACGGTCCTATGGTCTAGTGGTCAGGACATTGGACTCTGAATCCAGTAACCCGAGTTCAAATCTCGGTAGGacctgttttttctttttctttttttttgttttgttatttctgATACAAGTAGGTGTACTTGTACGAGCatttaatttagtaaaatttaaataaaataaaaatcatatttcaaaaaaaataaaaaataaaaaataaaataaaaatcaaatattcatataaaatttacttaaattgacttgatttgattaatataaatttagatataaattatacatggtaattaaattaatatgtatgaacttacatatattatttaaagtttaaactttTAACCGATTCAATTAAACaatagtaaaatttaattaaaatttaaaaattacatttcctaattttttacatttaaatcaattttttatcattattttagtcgaattaaaataaatttagtttacTCAAATTTAGATTGATAATTTTCTTAGAATGAAATTAGAAGCCATTACTACTTgtagattttttaaaattggaaaatcacCTATCTCAGCTCATAATATTacttatttttacaatttttcttcttaaacttaataaatatctTGATATGGAGTTTACATTGTGTACTAATAATTCTTTTCatgattttattttcagtttgcatgtcattttttaatattttttaaattttattaatgattgCTCGAACTTTACATTtaagtttttgaaaattttagaattttccGTAGTATTATGATATAgtattttaaaatctcattggagataatagtaaaaaaatcattatatttCAACGGATTGAGCGGATTACCGGTCTAATTGAAAGAGTGTTAAATCAAATTTTTCACAcaaacataataattttatgttttgttgaGAGAGTCAAGACGATATCTTAATAAGATCTATATcgtaatttttctaattaatttctatttatatccttaattgtttttgaatatttaataaattataatttaaaaatatttaaacctttttagataATATCTTAtctaattaagattttttttatatataattggggAGGGAGAGTGCTTATGGGAGatttcgaacccacaacctagcAGTTTACTCCCTAAATGTCTACACCATTTGAACTATAATTCATTGGTTTGTTAAGAAGTTAAGTACTAAAGAGTAGAACTTGAAAACGTTTAATTAAAAAGTGTTCAATTTTTGATATTGATTGATCACCAAGAAAAACAACACTAATCAAAAAGCTATCTTCTTTCAAAATCTTTACAAGTTGAGCTTCAATTATGGCTACCCTTAACACCATCTCTTCCCATAAACTCTCTAAATCCATCACACAAACACAATTCTATCAACCCAAATCATCAAAAAGATTACCCATTTTGACCAATAACAGAAAGAAATTTGCAATTGGGTCCATCACAGAGGACAGAGAAGTGGTTCctataagaaataaaaaaacttcaaaGAACCAAAATTTATTAGTTGATGGGCCTAAAGATATTGAGGGTCTTGtgtcttcttcttcaattgAAGAGAAAAAAGAAGACGATGGTAATGACAAAGATAAGTTAATGACTAGAGCAATTAATGCTAGTATTGTTTTGGGGTTTGGGACTGTTGCTGTTAGTAAGCTGCTCACTATTGATCATGATTATTGGCATGTAAGTTTCAATCAATTTTCTTCAAGTTATGTTCTTAATGTGTTAATCTGTGTTTTTGGTTGTGTTTTAGATATGGGTATttagttgtttgtttttgttgagttTTATATGGTCTCATTAGGTATCAGGATTGGTTTTATTATTGAAGATAGAACTGAACTTTAGGATTGAAAATGATTTTCGTGCAATTTCAATCAGCAATGAACAATACGTGCAGCTTAGAGCTTTTTTGATAggcttaattgttttaaaaattcaccaactttagcttgttttgcaattttaacacgaactttGGCAATATTGGAGatcaactttcaaatttttgcaaTTCTTAACACCGAACAGTTTTCTGTTAAAAAATGCTGATGTCGACGCTGGAACAACATTTATTCCGGTGTCCACAAAAATGACGGAAAATTGTTCGGTGCTTCGAATTGCAAATAAATGATGATGTATTGAATTGCCAAAATTGGAAATTcatgttaaaattgcaaaaactcTAAAGTTCGTGATTAATTAAGCAATTAAGTCTTTCTGATATGAAGCAAGTTATAAACTACTCCTAGTATTGTGGATGAATAAGAAATTATAAAGAGAAATGAGATGCTAGAAACAATAAGGACTAGGATGAATAAGGACTGGCTTAATTCTGTATCAGCAATAAACTATTACTAGTTTAAGATTTAAAAATTGTGTCTCCGTTATTTCAATCAGCAAATTATTCTAGTTATAGCTTAAATCTTCCCTAATCATGTTAATCCAATTCTCAGGGATGGACCCTTTACGAGATACTAAGGTATGTACCTGAACACAATTGGATTGCTTATGAACAAGCTCTCAAATCAAACCCGGTTTTAGCAAAAATGGCTATTAGTGGTATTGTCTACTCTATAGGGGATTGGATTGCACAAGTAAGTTTGTCTATCTTCTTTGGTCATTTCATTTTTTCGGCCAATCAGTGTCTTGGTAGTACTATCTGCTCGTAAAGCATATTTCACTAGTCATTTACTTTTGAACGTGCAGTGTTATGAAGGAAAACCGATTTTTGAGTTTGACCGGACACGCACGTTTAGATCAGGCCTTGTTGGATTTACTCTTCATGGATCTCTTTCTCATTATTATTACCAATTCTGCGAGGTGATAATTATGAATCACATATTGCTTGCTTTTcttatatttgttatttttatggTTGGCTAAAGTTGTTTACCTTGAGTTCCAGGCTCTTTTTCCTTTTGAAGATTGGTGGGTGGTGCCTGCCAAAGTTGCCTTTGATCAAACAGTGTGGGCGGCAATTTGGAACAGCATCTATTTTGTGGTGTTAGGCTTTCTGCGTTTTGAGTCTCCGGCCAATGTTTTTAGTGAGCTGACGGCTACGTTTTGGCCTATGTTGACCGTAAGAAGTCTTTTTTGATTCTTACATGCTCAATTTATGAATTATGGTATTTCACTATTTTGCATTGTTATGTACAATTCATATGAATGTCTGTTTTATGACAAAATGCGTGCATTTGCTGGCTTTGATCGAAACATGAAACTCTTTTTTTGAAGTAGATTTTCCTGTTTTTCATCTGCAAAAAATTGTGGCTGAGGTAGAAGATAAAGAGAATATAGGATAGCAATAGCCATATTAAACTCTATAATGTCATTGTTCTTAAAATGTCATTAAGGTTGTCTTGAGGTCCATTTATACGGTGAAGTAATCGAACTAAAGGCTGTTGCTATGTATATACTCTATCATTCAGTATCTAATTGCAAATTATTTTATCGATTTACGTGGCAGGCAGGATGGAAGCTTTGGCCATTTGCTCATTTGATCACTTACGGCGTTGTCCCTCTAGAACAAAGACTCCTTTGGGTAGATTGCGTGGAGCTCATCTGGGTTACGATACTTTCTACGTGAGTGTCCAATTTATTAACCCTGCACACACACAATGCCTGAAAGGATAGCATGCGGTTTCCATTTTTTCCTTTATTTAATGCATCCATCTCGTCCTTTCTATTTTTGAATGTAGCAACTgttgaataatatttttgttaatatttcTTGTCCTGCATTTCGTTGTGTTTCAAGATGTTATCAGAAGTTCTTGGAATTGACTATGATATTTTCCCCCCTGTTTTCTTTAGTTACTCAAATGAGAAATCAGAAGTTCGGACTTCTGAGGCGGCAATAGATGCAACCTTTAATTCTTCAAGCAATCCTACTGAGGTATAACCGTATAACCTATCTGGTCTGACCTTTTGTGTTATGAAAACTTCTTGTCTTGATTCTTAGTCTCCTTATAACTCCGCGAGAAGAGAACAGATGAGGAAACATGATTAACCATTCTGTACATTTGAGCATGCTTTAAATAATCACCCCAATTTGCTCATATTTTGATTTCATTTTGCAGGAGTAACTGAATAGGAATATCATGAATTGCTCAGAACGATTTGCGACAATTATCCCAATATTGATCAACCACGGTCAACCTTCTGCTTCTTGAAGGCATACATATTTCCCCGGGAATACTCAACCGACCAGCAAGAATCGCCAAAGCGAGAATTAATACTTTGTTATACTGATATGTATCTTAGTAGTCTGTTACAGTCAGATATTTCGCCTGCCTGTATCAGGCAAACTAATAAAATGTACTGAACACGAAAGAAATACATATATAGCTTCTTCAACATAAACCCGCCATCTTAGCCAACAAGTAACCAACGACTCAGTAAGGTATACGGATTTGAAGGTTACCGAGACATTAGTTTCAGGatctaattaactaaaaaaggtaaaagcGACTTAACCTACTTTAAGACAAAGTTTTGAGatctaattaactaaaaaaactaaaagtgaTTTATTTGACTCGGAGACACAAATTTGAGTGCTGAGTTAATCCTTTACTCTTTAAATTTTAGGCAAAGTTAGTATTTCTTTAatattaattcaataaaataacaatattaaaaaaaacagactCGATCTAAAATCAAACTTTCAGATCCccaaatttaaaatcttattcCCAAAACCTAGATATCCCTCACAAataacatttgaaaaaaaaaaatcaattccaATTTTTATGCTAAAAAAATGGCTAAACTAGAAGCAATGGATGATGAAGAACCAAAGCAAAAGAGTGACAAAATCAAAAGCCAAAGCAAAAGAAATCATGGGTCCACTAAGTTGTTTGTTTTTATAGATTACTTATTCATCTTCATCTTTCTTGTTTTCCTGTGCTTCATTCTCTTCAAGATTGTTggtgtttaattattaaattcccTTTTTTTCTCAGCTTCACATTGTTTTTGCCAGGTAATTCTCCAAACCCACTTCTTTTTTCCATTGCATTTGATGTAGTTGTCATTAATTTACTTACCTGAATTCTtaagttttcatttttattttagtgatttacatttttttaatgtGTATGGCTATTAGCATTGGATGCAAATTAATATCTTTGTTACAATGGGTGGTAGTTGGATTTCTTAAACTTCCAAGATTTAGTCTTGTGATTTAGATTTATTGTGAATTATTATGTGGAGGCTCTTGAATTATTAGGATTTTGTGATCCTTGATCCAATGAAGTGTGTAACTTTGAGGAAGATAGATGACTCTTTTTCATTGTCGCTCGATCGATGTAGGGGAACCTGATTGCTGATGTTGTTTAGGGTAGTTGTGTGCAGCTAGCTCTGTTATGTGCATTTCATTTTACAACTTTTTCCATTTAATCACATCTCAATTTTTAGTTCATAACAATATGTTAGAGACTTTAAATCAGCATTGCTCTGCTCGGCTGTTACAATTTTTTACGAATATCTGCTTTTCTTCTTGCTTAATGGAAAAAGATTGAgtgaaattttgaattaaacaTTGTACTTAATATTTGTTGGCATTTCTAGACTTGCTTCTTGTTACAATAGTTTTGATAGCTCGAAGAGTTTGCTTACTTACCTGGAGATATCTTATTGATTCTGCAGGATGTTGTGAGACAATGCAGTTCTTCTGTTTGGAAGTTCTCACTCGGAGCATTTGCATGTTTTGGCTATATTGAAATCAGATAatgtttcaaaaatattttagttcGGGATGAGaaaacatgttttgtatttaGTAGAAAATTTGTATGTATTCTTTCTGTTCTCAGAGATGAACTTTTGCGTGTACGCTAATTAGTGAATGAATATATTTGGTATCTGGTGTTGTAGTTTACATTGTACTCCATATTGTCTTACTTCGAcagaaacaaatataattttttattacaatcTGTCGcgattaggtttttttttctagaGAAGTCTGTTAATTACTGGAAACTTTTGCAGCATTCTATGTGATTTCACTGTGTATGTTAAAAAGTTTATTCTTATAAGTTGGTCTGGTTTTATACTTTTACATTTGCCTATCCAGCTAGGGTTGAAAACTTTAACCTGCTTGTACCCTTGTGATAGTTTGATGAATGATGGAGCGGAAGAGTATAGTAATTTAGGGGCTTGAATTCTTACTTTATCGTTAAGTACATACTCGACGCTATCTGTTGAGCACTCAGGGTTTTTAGGGTACTTTCTGTTAAGCTTTCACCCCTTAGTTCCCTGGTATGGAACCATGTTTGTCTGAGTATAGCATAGTTACATTCTAATACAAGACACAGACAAGTCAATCAAATGCAATTTATTATAGCAGAAACTTAGCAGAATATAAATAGAATTCCATGCAACAACAAGCTACAATCACTGACACATATCACACTAAAAAGATAAGCATGC containing:
- the LOC126655990 gene encoding uncharacterized protein LOC126655990 isoform X2; the encoded protein is MATLNTISSHKLSKSITQTQFYQPKSSKRLPILTNNRKKFAIGSITEDREVVPIRNKKTSKNQNLLVDGPKDIEGLVSSSSIEEKKEDDGNDKDKLMTRAINASIVLGFGTVAVSKLLTIDHDYWHGWTLYEILRYVPEHNWIAYEQALKSNPVLAKMAISGIVYSIGDWIAQCYEGKPIFEFDRTRTFRSGLVGFTLHGSLSHYYYQFCEALFPFEDWWVVPAKVAFDQTVWAAIWNSIYFVVLGFLRFESPANVFSELTATFWPMLTVRSLF
- the LOC126655990 gene encoding uncharacterized protein LOC126655990 isoform X1, whose translation is MATLNTISSHKLSKSITQTQFYQPKSSKRLPILTNNRKKFAIGSITEDREVVPIRNKKTSKNQNLLVDGPKDIEGLVSSSSIEEKKEDDGNDKDKLMTRAINASIVLGFGTVAVSKLLTIDHDYWHGWTLYEILRYVPEHNWIAYEQALKSNPVLAKMAISGIVYSIGDWIAQCYEGKPIFEFDRTRTFRSGLVGFTLHGSLSHYYYQFCEALFPFEDWWVVPAKVAFDQTVWAAIWNSIYFVVLGFLRFESPANVFSELTATFWPMLTAGWKLWPFAHLITYGVVPLEQRLLWVDCVELIWVTILSTYSNEKSEVRTSEAAIDATFNSSSNPTEV